Within Caldanaerovirga acetigignens, the genomic segment AGGGTAAAGGTAGAGATTTGCGGAGAAAATTATTATATAAAGGGTTCGGCTTCAGAAGAATACATAAAGCAACTGGCAAAGTATGTTGACCAAAAAATGAAATTGCTTTTAAAACTTAACCCTAGACTTAGCCGCATTAACTTGGCGGTACTGACGGCATTAAATATCGCCGACGAATATTTCAAGCTAAAGGCTGAATACGAGGAATTTTTAGAGCTATTTGATGAAGAAAAAGGCAGGTAAAACGGAGTTGGAAGGACATGAAAAATTATCTCGTATCCTTTATTTTTTCCGATATTGCAGATATGCTGGAAATAAAGGGGGAAAATATTTTTAAAATCAGGGCCTACCGAAAAGCCGCTCGGGCAATCGCAAATCTTGCTGAGGATGTTGAATGTTTAGTAAAAACCTCTTCACTTGCCGGTATAGAAGGAATTGGAAAGGCTCTCGAAGAAAAGATAAAGGAAATTATAAATAGCGGAACGTGCGAGTATTACGAAAAACTCAAAAGTGAAGTACCCAAGGGATTAGTGGAAATGCTTAAGATTCCTGGCCTGGGGGCAAAAAAAATAAGGACTATTTATGAAAAGTTGAATATAACCACAATTGAAGAGCTACAGCAGGCAGCAAAGCAGCGTAAGTTAAGAGGATTGCCTGGGATTGGAGTGAAGACTGAACAAGGCATATTAAAGGGGATAGAAATGCTAAAGGGGACGATGGGTAAAATACTTTTGCCCACCGCCCTTTTTCTGGCGGAAGAAATGATGGCACTGCTGCGATCAAATCCTGCAGTTGAAAAAGTCGATGCGGCAGGAGACCTGAGGAGAAAACAAGAGTTAATAAGCAAGCTCGAAATTGTAATTTCTTCTAATAAGCCAGGCAAAATAATAGATGGATTGTTAACTTACCACAGAATAAAAGAGGTCAAGGAAAGAAGCGAAGAAACGTTGAAAGTGTTGTTGGATTTAGGGATTATGGTTAATTTTCATATTGTAGAGCCCGTTTCGTTTTGGTCCTGTTTGCATTATTTTACGGGTAGTGAAGAACACGTTGGCAGGTTGAGGGAAGTAGCAAGAGAGAAAGGTTATGATATTCAAAAGAACTATGTTATCCGGATAAAGAGTGGCGAATTATTGTACCCTGAAAGTGAAGAAAAAATTTACGGATTGCTCGACATGCCCTATGTAATTCCAGAGCTCAGGGAAAACCGGGGAGAAATAGAAGCGGCTCTAAAGCGGAAACTGCCCAAATCCCTCGAAATTGGTGATATAAAAGGCGACCTTCACATTCATAGCAATTGGAGCGACGGATTAAATTCTATTGAGGAAATCGCAATAAAAGCTAGAGAAAAAGGTTACGAATACATCGCCATTACCGATCATTCAAAATCTTTGAAAGTCGCCCACGGGTTAGATGAAGAGCGTTTATTTAAGCAGATGGAACAGATAAAGAAGTTGAATAACGAAATAAAAGGGATAAGAATTTTATCGGGCATAGAAGTTGATATTTTGAGCAATGACCTTTTGGACTTCGACGACGATATATTAAAAGAGCTTGATATCGTAATTGCTTCTATTCACAGCGGCTTCAGTCAAGATAAAGAAAAGTTAACTCGGCGAATCTTAAAAGCCATCTACAATCCCTATGTTAATATAATCGCTCATCCAACGGGAAGAATGTTAGCAAAAAGGGATCCTTATGAAATTGATGTCGATGCTGTACTAAAAGCTGCAGCGGAAACAAATACCGTGCTAGAAATCAATTCTTCTCCAGATAGGCTTGACTTGAACGATGAATTTGCGAGAAAGGCAAAGGAAATGGGGGTAAAAATCGTTATCAACACCGACACTCATGAGCTGGAAGGATTAAACGACATAAAGTACGGAGTATGGGTGGCAAGGAGGGCTTGGTTGGAAAAAGAGGACGTAATAAACACCCGCACGCTTCCTCACTTGATGGAAATACTGAGACAAAAGCGAAAATGAGCTAAAAAGGGTGATTGTATTTTATGGACGAACGGGTGGAGAAATTGCTGGAATTCGACAAAGTAAAACAAATAGCAGGCAAATACGCCGTATCTGATTTGGCAAAAAAATTATTGCTTGATTTAAAACCTGCTTCGGATGAGCAAATCGTAAAAAGAATGCAGCGAGAGACCACAGAGGGCGTAATTTTGCTAAAAGCGGGGATGAACTTACCCGTCGACGAGTTGCCCGATATTCGAAACTCGATAAAAAGGGCTTCTATCGGCGGGATACTTTCGCCCGGCGAGCTGCTTTCAATTGCTGCGATTATGAGAGCTTCCCGCCTCATAAAAAAGGCGTGGTACGATAAATCATTAACCGATTGCAAGGTTGTTGAAAGCGTCATAGAGAAATTACACGTCTTTACTTCCCTCGAGGAAAAGATCTCCAAAATTATTTTGAGCGAGGAAGAAATATCAGATGACGCAAGTCCCAGATTGCTCAGCCTGAGAAAAGAGAAAAGAATACTTTTACAGAGAGCAAAAGAAAAGCTGGAGTTTTACGTGAATTCGCCCCATTATCTGAAATTCCTTCAAGAGCCTATTATCACAGTGCGAAACGGCAGGTACGTAATTCCGGTAAAGCAAGAGTTTAGAAGCAGCATTCCCGGAGTAGTACATGACCAGTCAGCGAGCGGGTTGACTATTTATGTAGAACCCATGCCCGTCCTTCAAATTAACAACGAAATAAGAAGGTTGGAGATTGAAGAAAACAAGGAGATAGAGCGAATATTAAAAGAGCTTACGGCTAAAATAGCACAGAACAGCGAATACCTTGAAGAGACCTTTGAAGCTGTAATACGCCTAGATTTCATCCTGGCTAAAGCCAAATTCAGCATTGAAATAAAAGGTGTCGAACCCCAATTTAATACGAAAGGATATATTAGCATTAAAAAAGGCAAGCATCCTTTGTTGAAAGGAGAAGTTGTTCCAATCGATATTCATCTGGGGAATGAATTTACGATATTGGTTATAACCGGGCCTAATACCGGTGGAAAAACCGTTTCGTTAAAAACCGTAGGTTTGTTTGCACTGATGGCGCAATCCGGTTTTCACCTTCCATGCGAAGAAGGAACTGAAATGTCTGTGTTTACCAATATTTTTGCAGACATTGGCGATGAGCAAAGCATTGAGCAGTCACTCAGCACCTTTTCAGCGCACATGAAAAATATAAAAGAGATAGTGGACAGAGCGGATTCGAAAAGCTTGGTATTGCTGGATGAACTAGGGGCCGGGACGGACCCCACAGAAGGTGCAGCACTGGCAATGGCTATATTGGATTACTTTTTGAAAATAGGAGCTAGAGTGATAGCGACAACTCACTATAGCGAACTGAAAGCATTTGCATTTTCCCGAGGCGGAATGGAAAATGCCAGTGTAGAATTTGATGTTGAAACTCTAAGCCCTACTTATAGGCTGTCAATAGGTATTCCAGGAAAGAGCAATGCGTTTGAAATTGCAAAGAGATTGGGATTAAAAGAAGAGATAATAAAAGCCGGAAAAAACTTCTTAAAAGTAGAAGATATAAAAATGGAAGATCTGCTCCAGGAAATCGAATTGGAGCGAAAGCGGATAAGACAAGATAGAGAAGAACTTGAAAAATTAAAGGAGAGTGTTTTTGCTAAACTGAAAGAACTCGAAAAAGAAAGGGAAAGGCTTAAGGAAAAGGAAGTAAAGATGATAGAAAAAGCCAGGGGAAAAGCGAGAGATATTATTGAAAAAGCAAGGAAAGAAGCAGAAAAGGTGTTTGAAAGGTTAAAGGAATTAGAAACTCAAGATTCAAAACAAATTAGAGATAAAATAGCAGAAGAAGTTAGGAGGACTTTAAAACAGGCGAAAAAAGATTATGGGAATGAAGAAGTTTCCCTGATAAAAGTTACAAAGAAAAAAATAATGTCTGGTCCTTTGCATCCGGGCGATAAGGTGATAGTAGAAAGTCTAAATCAAGAAGGATATGTAATTTCAGTGGATGAAAAAGAT encodes:
- the polX gene encoding DNA polymerase/3'-5' exonuclease PolX, translating into MKNYLVSFIFSDIADMLEIKGENIFKIRAYRKAARAIANLAEDVECLVKTSSLAGIEGIGKALEEKIKEIINSGTCEYYEKLKSEVPKGLVEMLKIPGLGAKKIRTIYEKLNITTIEELQQAAKQRKLRGLPGIGVKTEQGILKGIEMLKGTMGKILLPTALFLAEEMMALLRSNPAVEKVDAAGDLRRKQELISKLEIVISSNKPGKIIDGLLTYHRIKEVKERSEETLKVLLDLGIMVNFHIVEPVSFWSCLHYFTGSEEHVGRLREVAREKGYDIQKNYVIRIKSGELLYPESEEKIYGLLDMPYVIPELRENRGEIEAALKRKLPKSLEIGDIKGDLHIHSNWSDGLNSIEEIAIKAREKGYEYIAITDHSKSLKVAHGLDEERLFKQMEQIKKLNNEIKGIRILSGIEVDILSNDLLDFDDDILKELDIVIASIHSGFSQDKEKLTRRILKAIYNPYVNIIAHPTGRMLAKRDPYEIDVDAVLKAAAETNTVLEINSSPDRLDLNDEFARKAKEMGVKIVINTDTHELEGLNDIKYGVWVARRAWLEKEDVINTRTLPHLMEILRQKRK
- a CDS encoding endonuclease MutS2, with amino-acid sequence MDERVEKLLEFDKVKQIAGKYAVSDLAKKLLLDLKPASDEQIVKRMQRETTEGVILLKAGMNLPVDELPDIRNSIKRASIGGILSPGELLSIAAIMRASRLIKKAWYDKSLTDCKVVESVIEKLHVFTSLEEKISKIILSEEEISDDASPRLLSLRKEKRILLQRAKEKLEFYVNSPHYLKFLQEPIITVRNGRYVIPVKQEFRSSIPGVVHDQSASGLTIYVEPMPVLQINNEIRRLEIEENKEIERILKELTAKIAQNSEYLEETFEAVIRLDFILAKAKFSIEIKGVEPQFNTKGYISIKKGKHPLLKGEVVPIDIHLGNEFTILVITGPNTGGKTVSLKTVGLFALMAQSGFHLPCEEGTEMSVFTNIFADIGDEQSIEQSLSTFSAHMKNIKEIVDRADSKSLVLLDELGAGTDPTEGAALAMAILDYFLKIGARVIATTHYSELKAFAFSRGGMENASVEFDVETLSPTYRLSIGIPGKSNAFEIAKRLGLKEEIIKAGKNFLKVEDIKMEDLLQEIELERKRIRQDREELEKLKESVFAKLKELEKERERLKEKEVKMIEKARGKARDIIEKARKEAEKVFERLKELETQDSKQIRDKIAEEVRRTLKQAKKDYGNEEVSLIKVTKKKIMSGPLHPGDKVIVESLNQEGYVISVDEKDKIAQVQIGVMRINLPFASLVKIEDERNEKKEVAYSLLAMEKAKKVSKEIDIRGLTLEEALLKVEKFLDDASIAGLPNAFIIHGKGTGVLRKGIHDMLRTRKDIKSFRQGNMNEGGLGVTVVEFL
- a CDS encoding cell division protein ZapA — protein: MEKEPDVTRVKVEICGENYYIKGSASEEYIKQLAKYVDQKMKLLLKLNPRLSRINLAVLTALNIADEYFKLKAEYEEFLELFDEEKGR